A stretch of Lathyrus oleraceus cultivar Zhongwan6 chromosome 6, CAAS_Psat_ZW6_1.0, whole genome shotgun sequence DNA encodes these proteins:
- the LOC127097195 gene encoding histone H3.3: MARTKQTARKSTGGKAPRKQLATKAARKSAPTTGGVKKPHRYRPGTVALREIRKYQKSTELLIRKLPFQRLVREIAQDFKTDLRFQSHAVLALQEAAEAYLVGLFEDTNLCAIHAKRVTIMPKDIQLARRIRGERA, from the exons ATGGCTCGTACAAAGCAAACCGCTCGCAAATCCACCGGTGGTAAGGCTCCAAGGAAGCAACTCGCCACCAAG GCTGCTAGGAAATCTGCTCCTACAACCGGAGGAGTCAAGAAGCCCCATCGTTATCGCCCTGGAACCGTTGCTCTTCG TGAGATCCGTAAATACCAGAAGAGTACTGAACTTTTGATCCGCAAGCTTCCTTTCCAGCGTCTTGTTCGTGAAATCGCTCAAGATTTCAAG ACTGATCTGAGATTCCAGAGCCATGCTGTTCTTGCTCTCCAGGAAGCAGCGGAGGCTTATCTTGTTGGCTTGTTTGAGGACACCAACTTGTGTGCAATTCATGCCAAGAGGGTTACAATTATGCCAAAGGACATTCAACTTGCACGCCGTATTCGTGGTGAACGTGCTTAG